A genomic segment from Glycine soja cultivar W05 chromosome 18, ASM419377v2, whole genome shotgun sequence encodes:
- the LOC114395334 gene encoding GDSL esterase/lipase At2g42990-like isoform X2: protein MGGKGYALWLFIIEIFVHFSTSSSSSSGNKVPAIIVFGDSSVDSGNNNFIPTIARSNFEPYGRDFFNGNPTGRFSNGRIAPDFISEAFGIKQSVPAYLDPAYNISDFASGVCFASAGTGYDNATAMVADVIPLWKEVEYYKEYQKKLRAHLGDENANEIIREALYLVSIGTNDFLENYYTLPERRCEFPIVQQYEDFLIGLAESFFKEIYGLGARKISLTGLPPMGCLPLERAVNILEYHNCVEDYNNLALEFNGKLGWLVTKLNKDLPGFQLVDANAYDIILQIVKHPSRFGFEVADTGCCGTGRFEMGFLCDPKFTCEDANVT from the exons ATGGGAGGAAAAGGGTATGCTCTATGGCTCTTCATTATTGAAATCTTTGTCCATTTTTCCACATCAAGCAGTAGTAGTAGTGGCAACAAAGTTCCTGCAATAATAGTGTTTGGAGACTCCTCTGTGGACTCAGGTAACAACAACTTCATTCCAACCATTGCAAGGAGCAACTTTGAGCCATATGGTCGTGACTTTTTCAATGGAAACCCTACTGGCCGGTTCTCCAATGGACGCATTGCCCCTGATTTCATCTCTGAGGCCTTTGGCATTAAGCAATCAGTTCCTGCATACTTGGATCCTGCTTATAACATATCTGATTTTGCCTCTGGGGTGTGCTTTGCTTCTGCTGGAACTGGATATGACAATGCTACTGCAATGGTTGCT GATGTCATACCTCTATGGAAAGAAGTTGAGTATTACAAGGAGTACCAAAAGAAATTGAGGGCACATCTTGGTGATGAGAATGCCAATGAAATAATAAGAGAGGCTTTGTATTTGGTCAGCATAGGGACCAATGACTTCCTTGAGAACTACTACACACTCCCTGAAAGAAGGTGTGAGTTCCCTATTGTTCAGCAGTATGAGGACTTTCTCATAGGGCTTGCTGAAAGCTTCTTCAAGGAAATTTATGGCCTTGGGGCAAGGAAAATTTCTCTGACTGGGTTGCCTCCTATGGGGTGTCTACCACTGGAGAGAGCAGTAAACATTTTGGAGTACCATAATTGTGTGGAGGACTACAATAATTTGGCCTTGGAGTTTAATGGAAAGTTGGGGTGGTTGGTTACAAAGCTCAACAAGGACCTCCCTGGGTTTCAATTGGTTGATGCAAATGCTTATGATATCATACTGCAAATCGTTAAACACCCTTCTCGTTTTG GTTTTGAGGTAGCAGATACAGGATGCTGTGGAACAGGGAGATTTGAAATGGGTTTCTTGTGCGATCCTAAATTTACATGCGAAGATGCAA atgttacatAG
- the LOC114395334 gene encoding GDSL esterase/lipase At2g42990-like isoform X3 translates to MGGKGYALWLFIIEIFVHFSTSSSSSSGNKVPAIIVFGDSSVDSGNNNFIPTIARSNFEPYGRDFFNGNPTGRFSNGRIAPDFISEAFGIKQSVPAYLDPAYNISDFASGVCFASAGTGYDNATAMVADVIPLWKEVEYYKEYQKKLRAHLGDENANEIIREALYLVSIGTNDFLENYYTLPERRCEFPIVQQYEDFLIGLAESFFKEIYGLGARKISLTGLPPMGCLPLERAVNILEYHNCVEDYNNLALEFNGKLGWLVTKLNKDLPGFQLVDANAYDIILQIVKHPSRFGFEVADTGCCGTGRFEMGFLCDPKFTCEDAR, encoded by the exons ATGGGAGGAAAAGGGTATGCTCTATGGCTCTTCATTATTGAAATCTTTGTCCATTTTTCCACATCAAGCAGTAGTAGTAGTGGCAACAAAGTTCCTGCAATAATAGTGTTTGGAGACTCCTCTGTGGACTCAGGTAACAACAACTTCATTCCAACCATTGCAAGGAGCAACTTTGAGCCATATGGTCGTGACTTTTTCAATGGAAACCCTACTGGCCGGTTCTCCAATGGACGCATTGCCCCTGATTTCATCTCTGAGGCCTTTGGCATTAAGCAATCAGTTCCTGCATACTTGGATCCTGCTTATAACATATCTGATTTTGCCTCTGGGGTGTGCTTTGCTTCTGCTGGAACTGGATATGACAATGCTACTGCAATGGTTGCT GATGTCATACCTCTATGGAAAGAAGTTGAGTATTACAAGGAGTACCAAAAGAAATTGAGGGCACATCTTGGTGATGAGAATGCCAATGAAATAATAAGAGAGGCTTTGTATTTGGTCAGCATAGGGACCAATGACTTCCTTGAGAACTACTACACACTCCCTGAAAGAAGGTGTGAGTTCCCTATTGTTCAGCAGTATGAGGACTTTCTCATAGGGCTTGCTGAAAGCTTCTTCAAGGAAATTTATGGCCTTGGGGCAAGGAAAATTTCTCTGACTGGGTTGCCTCCTATGGGGTGTCTACCACTGGAGAGAGCAGTAAACATTTTGGAGTACCATAATTGTGTGGAGGACTACAATAATTTGGCCTTGGAGTTTAATGGAAAGTTGGGGTGGTTGGTTACAAAGCTCAACAAGGACCTCCCTGGGTTTCAATTGGTTGATGCAAATGCTTATGATATCATACTGCAAATCGTTAAACACCCTTCTCGTTTTG GTTTTGAGGTAGCAGATACAGGATGCTGTGGAACAGGGAGATTTGAAATGGGTTTCTTGTGCGATCCTAAATTTACATGCGAAGATGCAA GATGA
- the LOC114395334 gene encoding GDSL esterase/lipase At2g42990-like isoform X1: protein MGGKGYALWLFIIEIFVHFSTSSSSSSGNKVPAIIVFGDSSVDSGNNNFIPTIARSNFEPYGRDFFNGNPTGRFSNGRIAPDFISEAFGIKQSVPAYLDPAYNISDFASGVCFASAGTGYDNATAMVADVIPLWKEVEYYKEYQKKLRAHLGDENANEIIREALYLVSIGTNDFLENYYTLPERRCEFPIVQQYEDFLIGLAESFFKEIYGLGARKISLTGLPPMGCLPLERAVNILEYHNCVEDYNNLALEFNGKLGWLVTKLNKDLPGFQLVDANAYDIILQIVKHPSRFGFEVADTGCCGTGRFEMGFLCDPKFTCEDASKYVFWDAFHPSEKTSQIVSNYLIKKYLAKFR from the exons ATGGGAGGAAAAGGGTATGCTCTATGGCTCTTCATTATTGAAATCTTTGTCCATTTTTCCACATCAAGCAGTAGTAGTAGTGGCAACAAAGTTCCTGCAATAATAGTGTTTGGAGACTCCTCTGTGGACTCAGGTAACAACAACTTCATTCCAACCATTGCAAGGAGCAACTTTGAGCCATATGGTCGTGACTTTTTCAATGGAAACCCTACTGGCCGGTTCTCCAATGGACGCATTGCCCCTGATTTCATCTCTGAGGCCTTTGGCATTAAGCAATCAGTTCCTGCATACTTGGATCCTGCTTATAACATATCTGATTTTGCCTCTGGGGTGTGCTTTGCTTCTGCTGGAACTGGATATGACAATGCTACTGCAATGGTTGCT GATGTCATACCTCTATGGAAAGAAGTTGAGTATTACAAGGAGTACCAAAAGAAATTGAGGGCACATCTTGGTGATGAGAATGCCAATGAAATAATAAGAGAGGCTTTGTATTTGGTCAGCATAGGGACCAATGACTTCCTTGAGAACTACTACACACTCCCTGAAAGAAGGTGTGAGTTCCCTATTGTTCAGCAGTATGAGGACTTTCTCATAGGGCTTGCTGAAAGCTTCTTCAAGGAAATTTATGGCCTTGGGGCAAGGAAAATTTCTCTGACTGGGTTGCCTCCTATGGGGTGTCTACCACTGGAGAGAGCAGTAAACATTTTGGAGTACCATAATTGTGTGGAGGACTACAATAATTTGGCCTTGGAGTTTAATGGAAAGTTGGGGTGGTTGGTTACAAAGCTCAACAAGGACCTCCCTGGGTTTCAATTGGTTGATGCAAATGCTTATGATATCATACTGCAAATCGTTAAACACCCTTCTCGTTTTG GTTTTGAGGTAGCAGATACAGGATGCTGTGGAACAGGGAGATTTGAAATGGGTTTCTTGTGCGATCCTAAATTTACATGCGAAGATGCAAGTAAGTATGTATTTTGGGATGCATTCCACCCATCAGAAAAAACAAGTCAGATAGtctcaaattatttaataaaaaaatatctagcaAAGTTTCGTTGA